The sequence below is a genomic window from Bombus fervidus isolate BK054 chromosome 2, iyBomFerv1, whole genome shotgun sequence.
taaaaatatacaatgtaagTATTTAGAAAAAGACGATTCATACTATAATATGCTTACTGTAACAAAAGCAGCACTTGCTGTTTCACTAGCACGATTTAAATCTGGTAATGCCATATCAGAAGTTAAAATTGTATGAATTTGTGTTGCATCTTTTATTCGTCTTTCCAAGAAATTCCAAGTTTTCTGATGATCTTCGCTATTATCTTGTAACATATACAATTCGGTAGTTTTATAAATACCTGCTAATACTACTCTTCTAGTATACCAGTTCATCTGattcaacaaaatttttatataagatAGATTTCATagtcattaatattttaacatagatttacaaaatatgtttattattcTTACATCAACTGATCTATCACCAGCATAATAGCAAATATCGTCCACTAAAGTGAGTAAATTAGCTAGTGACATTGGTACGTTTGGTGGTAGAGCCATAAGAGCTAATGCTTGTGGCCATGTCTTTTTATATGGAATCACCATTCTGAGTCTTGTCTCAACAGCATTGTATACTTGTAATTCTAATATCTTTGTCTCTTTAGTAGGTTTCTCTTCAACAGTAAGAGCTTTTTCTTCAAGGATTTTATTCAATTCCTTATTgcatgttaaataaaaataatgaaccAAGTCTGCTCCTCGATTAGGGAACAATCTATGAATTATCCCAGGGTAGCCAATAGACTCAGCACCTTTGGTACATaacttttcattaaatatttttatttattatctatatCATATACTAACaacatgaaattattttttttttatcaaaatttaaaaaattttttaaacaattaaaaaacataCTATATCTGTAATAcatcgaaaatatatttattcactCACACAAAAGATTGGTCCTGACTCATCTACTTaactgaaaaattattacaaattaccaGCACTGATGGCTTCCTGGCTCCATCCAAGATCATGGACATATTTTAAAGATGCAGCAagaatgtttattttaatattcttctcATATTCCTCTTCACTTTCTTTACTATGTTCCTGATTTAATTGCTGCTGATCATTTTCGGATTGATCTGCGAGTAGTACTTTACAAGTCCATAAACGCCTAAAACCTATCAAAGTCAAATTtggttttttatttcttttactttattccaagaaatataattttgcaaaatagtaaataataggATATAGTCAAAATAcatgaaatgtaaataaagaaTGATTTTTATTCAGCAGTGAGTTATATACACttcataaatatacaatttttattctgaagatactattttattaatattttgcttAAAGGGATTATTAGCAATACATTCATTGACTCTAATTAAAATGCTTTCCATTACATCCAGACCATTTAATGCTTGAtaacaaaatgtaattttttctgGAACTGGCATTGTTGGTAATTTTTCACCACCAACAGTTAGTGTTATCTCAGCATAGCTTTTTTCTAATTCTGTATTCTCAGTTATTTTGTGCATTTTCTTTTGCTCTtctaaatcttttatttttactttccaATGTGCTCTAGAGAGATCTATTCCTTCTCTTAGTGGTAGTAAATACTCATTATGAAGTTTATTTACCAAGTTCCAGATACCAGTTTGATTTTGCTTATCCcgtataaatagaaatcttaACAGATTTAGACTTGTAATTATTTCATCACATAGTTCCACTAGATCTGATGCACTACCATGGTGTAATTTACAAGCCAATTTGATTAAAGTTCCTAGATTACTACCGAGAAAATATGGCATAGGAGGCTTTGCTTGGAGGCATTCAATAATAGATGTTTTAACTATTCCTGTAGTTAGACTCAATAAACCTGAATGTTCATTAGTttgatacaaatataaaataatggaGTATCTAGCTTGTATATCAAACATTTCAATGtagttttgaaataaattcaaagcttttttcctttctttattgCTATTGGAATAAATCATCACATTCACAAGTACATTGAACAactcaaaaaatatattcaattctAATAATTGCAATGTTAAGGAACGTCTTGTTAATCTCATCAAAAGGTGATCCAGGAAATTTAAGCCTTTCATAGTGCTTTCTTGttcttgtaataatttaacaataagATATATGCATGTCTGAAAGACATATTGCAAATCATATACCTGTGGTACCTTCTCCCACAGATGtagttttgttataacgtaaaagtaaaaGTTAGCATATGCCAAATCTGATATGTTCTCATTTAATTCGAAAAGTGTTACTTTAAGGTTAAAGCTTTCTTCTTCTATATTATTCTTCTTGGACTTAGTTTTTCTACTTCTTACACTTGTAATGTTTAGAAATGAAAGCAAATCTCCAGTTACCTGACTTACAAGTATTACAATTCTCTCAGGTA
It includes:
- the LOC139998091 gene encoding glomulin; translation: MTERQENLTKKFVKELTDNLKENKFEEVLRFFEGNNYDDIIRESSWDIVPIILSYLTIENIKCNGDLVECCTMILNAIVEKCNPSETVLELLEQVEGPEDDIKFSIILSVLIKCLSKMDNKMKAIEWCISTIKSYIESLPIPEKDSEDYIIITNKIKNIYNEVILFLEPLINESRLENSKTYTILRDYLASILIFLMGKPLIYLEEKELESCSSKPLPERIVILVSQVTGDLLSFLNITSVRSRKTKSKKNNIEEESFNLKVTLFELNENISDLAYANFYFYVITKLHLWEKVPQVYDLQYVFQTCIYLIVKLLQEQESTMKGLNFLDHLLMRLTRRSLTLQLLELNIFFELFNVLVNVMIYSNSNKERKKALNLFQNYIEMFDIQARYSIILYLYQTNEHSGLLSLTTGIVKTSIIECLQAKPPMPYFLGSNLGTLIKLACKLHHGSASDLVELCDEIITSLNLLRFLFIRDKQNQTGIWNLVNKLHNEYLLPLREGIDLSRAHWKVKIKDLEEQKKMHKITENTELEKSYAEITLTVGGEKLPTMPVPEKITFCYQALNGLDVMESILIRVNECIANNPFKQNINKIVSSE
- the Coq9 gene encoding ubiquinone biosynthesis protein COQ9, mitochondrial isoform X1: MAMSSILLMRKGLSVNGFRRLWTCKVLLADQSENDQQQLNQEHSKESEEEYEKNIKINILAASLKYVHDLGWSQEAISAGAESIGYPGIIHRLFPNRGADLVHYFYLTCNKELNKILEEKALTVEEKPTKETKILELQVYNAVETRLRMVIPYKKTWPQALALMALPPNVPMSLANLLTLVDDICYYAGDRSVDMNWYTRRVVLAGIYKTTELYMLQDNSEDHQKTWNFLERRIKDATQIHTILTSDMALPDLNRASETASAAFVTARNILGLNWNR
- the Coq9 gene encoding ubiquinone biosynthesis protein COQ9, mitochondrial isoform X2 is translated as MSMILDGARKPSVLVICNNFSLCTKGAESIGYPGIIHRLFPNRGADLVHYFYLTCNKELNKILEEKALTVEEKPTKETKILELQVYNAVETRLRMVIPYKKTWPQALALMALPPNVPMSLANLLTLVDDICYYAGDRSVDMNWYTRRVVLAGIYKTTELYMLQDNSEDHQKTWNFLERRIKDATQIHTILTSDMALPDLNRASETASAAFVTARNILGLNWNR